A segment of the Marinobacter arenosus genome:
CGGCGATACGATCGAGCAAGGTCTGATCAATGTAGGAGGCGACCAGTTCCTTTAACGGTGTTGAATCATTCAGGGCGTCACTGCGCATCGCTATGAGTTTGGAACGCTTCACAATGATGCTGCTCGTGTCGGTGGTGGTGTAGAGCTTCCTGAGGTACGGATCGTACTCGCTTCCAAGAAAGGCGAACGGCGCCATGAGTGCACCGGTGCTTATGGCGGTGACAATGGTAAATTCCGGTCGCGACCCTTCTGCAGACCAACCGTTGAGCAATCCCGCGCCAAAAGCGCCATTGGCGCCGCCACCGGACAATGCCAGGATATTCACATCGGCATCGTCGGCAACACCTGCCGCACGTTGTTGTGCCAGCACTTGGGCCAACACGTCGTTGATTTGGGATTCGGTCATCATGCCGGTAATGCGGGCATTGGGTATGCCCGCGATCTTCGCGTCATTCTCGCGACCCGCGGGCACGCCGTTGCGCTCGGGAATGGCCGAACAGCCCGCGACGAGTGCCATCGCGAGGAAGAGACCGGCTAATCCATGCAAAGTGACTATGGCGTTATCCTCCGTTACTGGACATACCGGCGCTCGCTATGCCGGTTTTGTCCGAGTCGCACTTGGGGCTGTACCAGATCGGTGACGAGTACGCGCGCTCCTGCTGGGTGGGCGGAACATCGTCGGGCAGGTCGACGCCGAAAAATGCCGCATCGTAGGTCGTCCAACGAGGCGTGGGAATTTCCAATACCCTCACGTAGTAGAAGGCGCGCTGCTCTGGATCAAAATCAGGATCCTGCCAATGGGCCATCAAAAGCGCGGAGCCAATACCGTTGGTGTAGGTGGCACTCGGGATGTCGACGGTGTTCCCCACGGCTTGCTCGCAGCGCCCTTCGCCATTGATCGCGCGGTCATCGGAACAGGCCGCATCGTAAATTCGCTCATGAACCTCACCTTTGCTGTCCAACCAGCCTTTGACGACCTGAATCCGGTCAAGATTGGCGCCGTCCGGGTCTCGCAACGCACGAATGACGAGGTTGGGCGCCTTATCTTCGGGCGCGGAGCAAAGATCGCCGCCCATGGGGACCCCTTGGAGGTAACCGGTCTCTGCAAAATCCGGTCGCTGTACGTCCACCTCGGTAAATTCCCACCCGCCAAACATGCGGACTGTCATGCGGGTGCCCGTTGTCGCGTAGACCTCCTTGCGCTCCATGGCGTCCCAAATGGCTTCACGGGTGTTCGCTTTCGCCCAGACGCCGGTCAGGCCCGCTGCGAGTGCTTTGTAATGTCTGATGGTGATATCCGGGCCGTCGGGCGCCTGCAGGTAGCCGGTGATTTTTTCGTCGAAACGACTCGGGTCGGCGCTTGGCTCGACCGGTGTGGCTTTACCGAAAAAGTTGTCTTCCTGCGTGGTGGCCAGCGAGGTGTGGGTATCGGTTGAACCCAGCATGCCGAACTTGAAGGGGTTGGCACCAAGCCTCTCTTCATAGGCGAGGCCACGTTTGAGCGCTTCGCGCGCGTATTCCCGGGGGAGCATCTCGGGCGTTTTTGGCTCCGGGCCGAAACTGCCTTTGTCCCACGTGCCATAGTCAGCAAATTCGTCATTCATGGAGAGTGCCGGGTGAGTTTCCCCATCGCCCTTGATCTGCGTGACTTCGTAGATCGGTTCCCAACGCATCCGGCGCTCGGCGTAGTCCCGGCTCAGTGATTTGCCGCTCTGGGTCTTGTCGTCAAACATGAGTCCGTTGGACAGGTTGCCATTGTGTGCAATGGCCAACACTTGTCCGCCGGTTTTCTCCTCATACATGGCCATCCATGACCATAGATCCTCCGGATCCGTTGTATCGTAATTCGACAGGGGAATGACCTGGTCGGCCAGTTGCTTACCATCCCGGAATACGACGTTACGATGCAGGTTGTTACCGCCGGGGCTGGACGACCACTCGAAACCGATCAGTGCGGTGAACACTCCGGGCTGGTTGTGGTTGTCTGCCGCACTGTTCAGTCGGCTCCAGATCGAACGGGTGAGTTCTTCGCTGCCGGCCAGCGGGTCCTTTCGAGTCGCCATCCCCTGGCCCCACAACGCATAGGCATCTCCGTAGTTTCCTGAGTAGACCAGGGACGAAATCTTGCGCCCGAAATCCGTTTGCAGAAGCCTGGGGTCCTTCTCTTCGATCATCGGCGCAAGGCCCATGTTCTCGGCATGGTCTGCGATCACGATAAAATCCAGAGGACGTTGAAGGCGTGCGCGCACTCCATTGCTGGCAACGACCATCTCTCCTTTCGCAAAGCGATAAGCTTCGTCCGGGCCCAGCCTATTACCGACCATGCCCGCATCCGTCGAGTACGCGGTATGCACATGGGTATCCCCCCAGTAAACCATCTGGGGATACCCGCTGCTCAGATAGGGCGAATATTCTGCTTTTCCAATATGGCCCTTGTCAGAAGGCGCTTCCCCATAATTGGCAAAATCTTCGGCAGATACAGCTCCAGCCGCGAACAACAGGGATAGGGAGGTAAGGCACGTGAGTATTGCTCTGGTGTGATTCATGACAGCTCTCCTTCGCTAGAAGCCCCATGTCAGGCCGAGGGCAACGCCGTGTTGCCGGACATCGTAGATAAATTGGTCTTTGTCGTAATCCACGTCGAACATGCGGTAGCCGACAGTGGTGCCAATCGCTGTCGTCCATTGATAACCGACGTTCACAGACGCGTCGTAGAACAGGTCGGAATTGACGCCAAAACCACCAAGGGCGGCCCAACCGGCAACGTAGAAGTTGGAGTCGCCCAGAGGGGTACGGCCCTTAAGACCAACCATGGGATCAACCCATTCCTCGGTGTTACTAACCCTCCGCCCCGCCAGCACGCCAAGCCCGCCGCTAAACTGCAGCGTGATATCAATATCCCAGTAGCGAACACCGGCAAAGCCATCCAGATTGGTGCCGCCATCATCGAGTAGCCGGTAGAGATACGCCGCCGAGACGATGGTGTTTTTGGATATTGATCGCAGTTTCAGGTCGATCTCGGGAACCAGTTCCTCGTCCGAGCGAGTGTCGGTGTAAATGAAATCCATCA
Coding sequences within it:
- a CDS encoding DUF3604 domain-containing protein is translated as MNHTRAILTCLTSLSLLFAAGAVSAEDFANYGEAPSDKGHIGKAEYSPYLSSGYPQMVYWGDTHVHTAYSTDAGMVGNRLGPDEAYRFAKGEMVVASNGVRARLQRPLDFIVIADHAENMGLAPMIEEKDPRLLQTDFGRKISSLVYSGNYGDAYALWGQGMATRKDPLAGSEELTRSIWSRLNSAADNHNQPGVFTALIGFEWSSSPGGNNLHRNVVFRDGKQLADQVIPLSNYDTTDPEDLWSWMAMYEEKTGGQVLAIAHNGNLSNGLMFDDKTQSGKSLSRDYAERRMRWEPIYEVTQIKGDGETHPALSMNDEFADYGTWDKGSFGPEPKTPEMLPREYAREALKRGLAYEERLGANPFKFGMLGSTDTHTSLATTQEDNFFGKATPVEPSADPSRFDEKITGYLQAPDGPDITIRHYKALAAGLTGVWAKANTREAIWDAMERKEVYATTGTRMTVRMFGGWEFTEVDVQRPDFAETGYLQGVPMGGDLCSAPEDKAPNLVIRALRDPDGANLDRIQVVKGWLDSKGEVHERIYDAACSDDRAINGEGRCEQAVGNTVDIPSATYTNGIGSALLMAHWQDPDFDPEQRAFYYVRVLEIPTPRWTTYDAAFFGVDLPDDVPPTQQERAYSSPIWYSPKCDSDKTGIASAGMSSNGG